Genomic window (Alteromonas pelagimontana):
CGCTACCGTAACCTATTCATACAACGATGCTGAAATTGACCGCAAAGACGGGCGCGGTGACGTAGCCGCTGAATTTAACCGCGAGCATGTGGCTACCCTCGGCCTGACCTGGGAGATCAGTGACCGCTGGAAAGTCGCCGGGCGCTACAAATATCTTTCCGGCAGACCAGATGACGTCTTTATTATTCACACAGATGTATTGGGTCCGGGAGAACCGTTACGCTACTCGAAAGAGATCACTGAGCGTAATGTTGGTCGCAAAGGCAGTTCCAGCATAGTGAACGTCGTTGACTATCGGCGTGCGTTTGGCCCTATAGATGTCACAGCTTTTCTTGATGTGATTAACGTAACGGCAGCGTCTTCAAGCGACGACACCGAGTTTGACTACCGCCGGGGCGTTGAAGTGAAAGACGAAAGCGAAGCGGAGCCTCTGATTGGTCTGCGGCTGGATTATGCTTGGTAAGGGGCTTGGTAAGGGGCTTGGTAAGGGGCTTGGTAAGGGGCTTGGCAAGGGTCTGATAAGGGATGGCAGCAAAGATGTTACACGCACTTAGCACAGCGCCCATAAGGGCGCTGATTGTGGAAGACAACCGCGACATTTGCGAGAACATTGCCGCATATCTAGAAAAGCATAGTTATATTCTTGATTTTGCCTATGACGGTATAAGCGCGATGCATCTGGTATTGACGAATCCGTTTGACGTTATTGTTCTGGACCTGATGCTGCCGAGGATGGATGGCTTAAGTTTTTGGCAAAAGCTGCGAGTTGACGCCAAAGTACAAACGCCTGTACTTATGCTAACGGCGAGAGACACGCTTGACGATAAACTCAAAGGGTTCGAGGCGGGAGCCGATGACTATTTAGTCAAGCCATTCGCGTTACAAGAGCTGCACGCGCGACTGCAAGCGCTCTACAAACGCAGTCACGGGAAAACCGACAACCTGTTAACTGTTGGTGATCTGACGCTGAACAAGTCGACCTTGCAAGTCCATCGTTCGGGGCGGCGAGTCGATCTCAACCCTACTGGTATGAAGCTACTGCAACGCTTGATGGAAGAGGCGCCGTCTGTTGTGGCTCGCGATGCTCTTGAAACCTTGTTGTGGGCTGACGAGCCCCCCGACGGTGATGCGCTCCGTTCGCACATGTATAAGCTACGGCAGGCTGTCGACAGGCCGTTCGAAAGTCCGCTAATTCATACGGTGCATCGCATCGGGTACCGAATTTCAGAGGATGCTTAGTAATGTACCGGCACAGTTTGCGCAAGCGTGTCGCATTTGCTTTTGCAATGTGCGTTGCTGTACTCAGCGTGGCCTGGGGAATCGCTTTCTTCGCTGCAATCAGGTTGAGCGAAGACCGAGTGCTGACGCAGCAGTTGCAGCGTGCCGCCGATAGCTATCCCTTTCTGGCAAGCAACCTTCGCGCGTACAATAACGTTAGTAGTTTGCCGGAATCACTCAGGGAATGGGCGCAAACCAACCCTGATGAGGGATTGTACGAATTCGAATCCGAAGAGTTGCATGTTGCAGTGCTATCTATCGAGAATGAAAAGCCACCTGCCGGTAAAGATCAGCGACACGCTTTTGTGGTGTTCGATGTTGCCGGGATTGAGGCTGCATCGTCAGAGGATTGGTGGTTGCTGCTCGTTATCAGCGGTGTCGTGGGGACTCTCGGTACTTTTGGTTTCGCGCTTGGCGTTGTTGTGATGCGCAAAGCTGTCGCCCCTGTGGCGCAACTCGCCAAAGCGGTCGCGGCCATTGACCTGGAACATCTATCGGCCGAAGATTATAAACGCATAGAGTCTGGCCGGTTCGGCGATGATGAGGTTGGCGTACTCGCTGAAACTATTGAGAAGACTCTTGAGCGCATCAGCGCATTTGTTGAAAGGGAGCGATACTTTACCGATTCAGCCAGTCATGAATTGCGCACGCCCATCACGGTGATAACCGGCGCACTTGAGCTGCTGGAACAAAGCAAGTTGTTAGAGACCGATGTGAAGGCGCTGGATCGGGTGAGGCGTGCGACGCTCGACATGAAAACCACAATTGAAATGTTCTTGTGCCTCGCTCGCGAAACCGATGACGGGTTGTATGACGAGCAGTTTTTAGTGATGCCGCTGGTGAGCAAAGCGATAGATCAGCAACGCTACCTGCTGAGCCGTAAACTCGTTGATGTTGATATCGACGAACTCGCAACACCCAAAGTTAGCGGACACCCACAGGCTTTTTCTATCGCGGTGAATAACCTGGTGAGAAATGCGTTCGAGCACACGCTCGACGGGCAGGGGCCGATAACGATTCGTATTAAAGAGCACGAGCTCTTAGTCACCAATCAGGTAAACGGTGACGCAGATGAGCAGCACACGCCGAACGAAGCATCGTCACACGGGTATGGTTTGGGCCTGGGTATCGTGCAACGGTTGTGTGAGCGCAATGGCTGGTCATTTTCGCTGCTCGCCGATGAGAAAAGTGTAGTGGCCCGTCTTTCGTGGTGACGATGGCAGACCATCATCACAGCATGATTGTTCAAGACATGAATAATCATGGAGAGGCGAAAAAGGGTGATCTCGTCCCCGTATCGCAAAGTACATGAGAGGTCGTATTATCTTTTTAGCATTACGGCTAATTGTTGGGTAAATAAAATTACGTAACTCAGGCTCGCTTCAAGCACTATTCAGGCTTTTCTTGTAAATGATGAAGGTTATACATATAAACATGAGGTTTATGAAATCGCACACAAACGAAAATATTAACATTGATAACTGTGGAACAAGCCGAAGAAATGACGCACTTTAGTAAATTAAAGTTATTAACGCTTCCACTGCCCGCATTCGCAGTAATTGGAGTGGTCATTAGACATTCATCGGATCACCGCTTCGCGCCTAGGCGCCTGCCAGTCCCGTTCAAACCATAATCAAAGAATTGTCAGATCAAATCTGTTTATTACAATAGAAAATTTTTGCTGCATTGTTCTGTCGGCTACAAAAGTGGTTTTCAAAATCTTATCTTTAGCGAACAAACAAAAAAAACGCCACAACGAATTGGTGGCGTTTTTAATCTACTACTTCATCATTCTATTTTCGAATGTAATGAGATGGCATACTTCCACCCTGCATCTGCAAAGTTTGGTAACGTTCCCGCAGTTTTGTCTGTCGCGATGTCATATCGATAGCTTTACCATTGATATAAACCTGTTCCGCCACTTCTGTTACTTCCAGTGGGTCGCCGCTCCAGATAACAACATCAGCACGTTTACCTGGTGCCAACGTTCCTACCTGCTTTTCAAGCCCTAAAATTTTTGCAGGACCTGAGGTCAAGCTAGCAATACCAGCTTCATGAGAAAGTCCGTTAGCAACGGCATTTCCCGCGTGCTGCGTTGCCAGGCGAATATTGTGGGTTTCCATACCAATTGCAATGGTAACCCCAGCGGCTTCCAGACGGCCAGCGTTAGCCAAGGTTGCACCCAGTTGTTCAAAGTTACCTGGCAAGTTAAGCTGAGGGTCGATGATTACCGGAATATCATTTGCTGCCAATTCATCTGCAACCCGCCATGCTTCAACACCATGAAGCAACACAATATTAATGCTGGGATGGCGCTTTTTAAACGCAATTATCTGACGAATATCAGCAGCGCGATCGGCTTGCATAAATAACGGAATATCGCCGGCAACAACACCTTTCAGCGCTGCCAAATCTGCTCTTGTGGTTAGTCCATGCCATTCAGACCCAGGGCCGGGAATATTTTTTACCGACGTAACTTCACTTAGTACCTGCTCAAGCGTCACCCATAGTGCCGCGCGGGAACCCCCCGTTTCTTCAGCACCATCACCACCGACATTGACAACCATAAACGCTTTCGACTTCAAAATATCAGTGTTGTCGTTAAGGCTTATTACTGCCCCCAGGCCATGAAATAGCTGTTCGGTGCTTTCCATAGTAGTGGCTGCCGATGTCACGCCTTCCAGGCGAGAGACACCGATTAGCGTCGAATCTGGATTTATCGCATAGCTGACATCCATTGCTGCGCCAGT
Coding sequences:
- a CDS encoding response regulator transcription factor, translated to MAAKMLHALSTAPIRALIVEDNRDICENIAAYLEKHSYILDFAYDGISAMHLVLTNPFDVIVLDLMLPRMDGLSFWQKLRVDAKVQTPVLMLTARDTLDDKLKGFEAGADDYLVKPFALQELHARLQALYKRSHGKTDNLLTVGDLTLNKSTLQVHRSGRRVDLNPTGMKLLQRLMEEAPSVVARDALETLLWADEPPDGDALRSHMYKLRQAVDRPFESPLIHTVHRIGYRISEDA
- a CDS encoding sensor histidine kinase yields the protein MSEDRVLTQQLQRAADSYPFLASNLRAYNNVSSLPESLREWAQTNPDEGLYEFESEELHVAVLSIENEKPPAGKDQRHAFVVFDVAGIEAASSEDWWLLLVISGVVGTLGTFGFALGVVVMRKAVAPVAQLAKAVAAIDLEHLSAEDYKRIESGRFGDDEVGVLAETIEKTLERISAFVERERYFTDSASHELRTPITVITGALELLEQSKLLETDVKALDRVRRATLDMKTTIEMFLCLARETDDGLYDEQFLVMPLVSKAIDQQRYLLSRKLVDVDIDELATPKVSGHPQAFSIAVNNLVRNAFEHTLDGQGPITIRIKEHELLVTNQVNGDADEQHTPNEASSHGYGLGLGIVQRLCERNGWSFSLLADEKSVVARLSW
- a CDS encoding amidohydrolase family protein; this encodes MKKLLAVIVAVAMSASASAENTAIVGGKVFTQTNQGILESATVLIKDGKIERITEGNTVPDGYTKVDATGKVVTPGLVGALTSLGLVEVSSWAGLVDASVETTPISSTGAAMDVSYAINPDSTLIGVSRLEGVTSAATTMESTEQLFHGLGAVISLNDNTDILKSKAFMVVNVGGDGAEETGGSRAALWVTLEQVLSEVTSVKNIPGPGSEWHGLTTRADLAALKGVVAGDIPLFMQADRAADIRQIIAFKKRHPSINIVLLHGVEAWRVADELAANDIPVIIDPQLNLPGNFEQLGATLANAGRLEAAGVTIAIGMETHNIRLATQHAGNAVANGLSHEAGIASLTSGPAKILGLEKQVGTLAPGKRADVVIWSGDPLEVTEVAEQVYINGKAIDMTSRQTKLRERYQTLQMQGGSMPSHYIRK